A genomic region of Pseudorca crassidens isolate mPseCra1 chromosome 10, mPseCra1.hap1, whole genome shotgun sequence contains the following coding sequences:
- the ZNF391 gene encoding zinc finger protein 391 produces the protein MESLRRNTAQRPMNEEACKSEGQLSRQTKCPPQKKSSFEKTAIRKVSMTLKEIFTRERGPESSEFSLSSKLNTRQKIPKGAMSPISRKNSKDNSGLIKHQKLFPQRKPCKCNECGKAFSYQSDLIVHSRIHGGEKPFVCNECGKTFSRSTHLIEHQRTHTGEKPYECSECGKAFSRSTHLSLHQRIHTGEKPYECSECGKAFSRSTNLSQHQRTHTQEKPYKCNECGKAFSDHSTIIQHQRIHTGENPYECSECGKAFSWISSLIEHQRTHTGENPYECSDCGKVFSRSSSLVEHERIHTGEKPHECRECGKGFSRSSSLIIHQRTHTGEKPYKCNNCGKAFSQSSSLIRHQQLHTKE, from the coding sequence ATGGAAAGTCTCCGAAGGAATACTGCCCAACGTCCTATGAATGAAGAAGCCTGTAAAAGTGAGGGCCAGTTATCAAGGCAGACAAAATGTCCTCCACAGAAgaaatcttcttttgagaaaacaGCAATCAGAAAAGTGTCAATGACCCTCAAAGAAATTTTCACTAGGGAGAGAGGCCCTGAATCCAGTGAATTTAGTCTAAGCTCAAAGCTTAATACACGGCAGAAAATTCCAAAGGGAGCTATGTCCCCCATATCTAGGAAAAACTCCAAAGATAATTCAGGCTTAATTAAACACCAAAAActttttccacaaaggaaaccTTGTAAatgcaatgaatgtggtaaagcctTTAGTTACCAATCAGACCTTATTGTCCACAGTAGAATTCATGGTGGAGAAAAGCCTTTTGTatgcaatgaatgtggtaaaACTTTTAGCCGAAGTACACACCTTATTGAACATCAAAGAACTCACACcggagagaaaccttatgaatgcagtgaatgtggaaaagcttttagccGGAGTACACACCTTAGTCTACATCAGAGGATCCAtactggagaaaaaccatatgaatgtagtgaatgtggaaaagcctttagCCGAAGCACTAACCTTAGTCAGCATCAGCGAACTCATACTCAAGAaaaaccttacaaatgtaatgaatgtgggaaagccttcagtgACCATTCAACCATAATTCAGCATCAACGAATACACACTGGAGAGAATCCCTatgaatgcagtgaatgtggaaaagctttcagttggATCTCATCTCTTATTGAACATCAGAGAACACACACTGGGGAGAACCCCTATGAGTGCAGTGACTGTGGGAAGGTATTCAGTCGGAGTTCATCCCTTGTTGAACATGAGAGAATACACACTGGAGAAAAGCCCCACGAGTGTAGAGAGTGTGGAAAGGGTTTCAGTCGGAGCTCCTCCCTTATTATTCACCAGAGAACTCATACCGGAGAGAAGCCTTACAAGTGTAATAACTGTGGAAAAGCCTTCAGTCAGAGTTCATCTCTCATCAGACATCAGCAACTTCACACTAAAGAGTAA